Within the Trichoderma breve strain T069 chromosome 3, whole genome shotgun sequence genome, the region TTAtaaaggccaaggccaaggattTTGCTGCAGGTGACGCGGATAGGCATTGAGTGTCAAGGGTAGCCTATCGTGTgtgtggatggatggatttggtgCAATTCACGTCTGAAAGTTGCATTGGCGGCTTGCCCGGGTTTGGAGACGTTGGTGCAGTTGTTTCACGAGGGTCAGAGAGAGAGTGATTTGTCTGGCCTGGGAGCCTGTaaccatccatccatcacatccgTTTGTGACTCCCGTCGTCTTGTGAGATTTGAGTGAGGCGATGATAAGGCCCATCAGCAGCCCCTACGTCAGAGGCCGGGCCGAAACGGAGTATCCGAATGCGGGATGCCGTTGCaggttgccgttgccgttgcaAAAGGCAAGGAACAATGGaattgatggcttcaaaaTGTCTTTTGCTGTCAGGGCGGTTAGAGTCTCCGCTCTTTGTTGCGGGAATGGAGCGTTTTGCCCGGTGGATAGGATTGCGTCAAGTGGGCGGTAGATCTTGTTGCCTCTGTTGCCTGAAGACGGTTCTTGTCTGTAAGCAGAGTGCATGCTATCTAATGGCACTATGTAGGTATGTACCAGCCAGGTGAGTGAGAAACAatttgattgattccatTGACCCATGATTACCTGTACCTACCTAGTGGTAAAGTTCCTCGAAAAGGTTCCTCGTAAAGGTTCCTCGCAGAAATTGCATACTAACTTACAGGGGACCATAAGTCACAAGGAGCCCTTGGTGAGCACGGAGTTTAAAAAACCTGGAAAGCGTGGAATCCACGTTAAAAATCCTTTAAGTACGAAACAACACGCACACACAGTAAGAGGGCGAATCGGCGCTGCAGCAAGCCGCAACAAGCTACGGGCGGGCTCCCAGTAGCGGAAACGGGCCCCGCTGGAACTTGCGCTCCGATTGCCATTTGCCGTTGCCTGGCTGCGCTGCCCCGGGGCTCCAGTAGGGCGGCATCAGAGTGGCTCGTGGAGGGGCTACGGAACTTGGGAAGCTCTCCAGGGCTGCTGTTAGAGGGGCCGATAGAGGGAACATTGATGGCCTGAGCTAAGCATCCCCTAATCCGTGACATAACATTAACCCCTCAACAAAAAGGTTCCCTCAACACCGGGCAGCTTTATATGCGGCCCTCCCCCCATCAGGCCCCGTccgtttctctctctccatattCCCAATTACTTTGATACCCGATTTCTTCTATAGCGCAGATCCGACCATTCGCAATCATGGGCTACACAGAGGTTGACCAGAAggccatcaacaccatccgcCTGCTCGCGGTATGTTTTtcccctttgcttttttaccCCGCCATTGCCCCTCCATTGTGTGAGAGCTTTGGGCTGGAAAGTTTTGGTTACGCCCGACGACAGTGGTGGAGGTTGCGAGGCACCAACGCGAGAAGGACGACAAAAAGAAGTGCAAAAAAGACagacgagagagaaagaacaaagacGCAGAGCATTGACTGACTTGCTTTGCGATTCCAGGTTGATGCGACCTTCAAGAGCAACTCGGGACATCCCGGTGCCCCCATGTGAGTCTGGCCACGCTTCGTGACGCGAAGCTCCGCTCCCGCCACTTCCGCCCGTTCTGGCTGCTAACGATGATATCGCAGGGGCATGGCTCCCATTGCCCACGTTCTTTGGGACAAGTTCCTGAGGTTCAACCCCAAGAACCCCGATTGGTTGAACCGTGACCGATTTGTTCTCTCGTGAGTGCTCTCGCCGTCCCGCCCCTCCCTCTAAAGGAAatagaggagagaaagataTCCCCGCTCTGCGAATCGCGAGACTAACAGGTGCTTTTTTTCGCCCCAATCTAGCAACGGCCACGGCTGCATGCTCCAGTATGCTCTGCTTCACCTGTTCGGCTACGCCCTGACCATCGATGACCTCAAGGCCTTCCGAGTAAGTTTGCGCCAAGCTCCGAACTGaacaagggaagaaaaaaaaaaaagctcagTTAGCCTAGCCTTTGCAAAAGAGGCTAGGATATGTCGAGCAGCACTAACTGGTGTCTTCTCCCTACAGACTGTTGACAGCATCACCCCTGGCCACCCCGAGGCTCACGATACTCCCGGTATCGAGGTCACCACTGGCCCTCTGGGCCAGGGTATCTGCAATGCTGTTGGTCTGGCCATGGCCCAGGCTCACACTGCCGCTACCTTCAACAAGCCCGGCTTCAACCTGGTTGACAACTACACCTACTGCTTCCTCGGTGATGGTTGCTTGATGGAGGGTGTCTCTGGCGAGGCCTCTTCCCTGGCTGGCCACCTCCAGCTCGGCAACCTCATCTGCATCTACGATGACAACCACATTTCCATTGACGGTGACACCAACGTTGCCTTCACTGAGGATGTTGCCAAGCGCTACGAGGCCTACGGCTGGCACGTCGAGGTCGTCGAGAACGGCGATCACgacctcgaggccatggaggccgccatcaagaagtGCCAGGCCGTCAAGGACAAGCCTTCAATCATCAAGCTGCGAACCACCATTGGTTTCGGCTCCCTCCAGGAGGGCACCCACGGTGTCCACGGCTCCCCCCTCAAGGCCGACgacatcaagcagctcaagaccAAGTTCGGCTTCAACCCCGAGGAGAGCTTCGTCGTCCCCAAGGAGGTCGCTGAGCTCTACGGCAGACACTCCTCTGAGGGtgccgccaaggaggaggagtggaACAAGCTGTTCGCTCAGTACGCTGAGAAGTACCCCGCCGAGCACGCTGACCTCACTCGCCGCCTGAAGGGCGAGCTGCCCGAGGGCTGGGAGAAGAGCCTGCCCGTCTACAGCACCAGCGAcgctgccattgccagcCGAAAGCTGTCCGAGACCGTCCTGAGCAAGGTCCAGACCATCCTCCCCGAGCTTCAGGGTGGCTCTGCCGATCTGACTGGCTCCAACCTGACCCGCTGGAAGGAGGCCGTCGACTTCCAGCCCCCTGCCACCGGCCTCGGCGACTACTCCGGACGATACATCCGATATGGTGTCCGTGAGCACGGTATGGGCGCCATCATGAACGGTCTGGCCGCCTACGGAACCATCATCCCTTACGGTGGTACTTTCCTCAACTTCGTCTCCTACGCTGCCGGTGCCGTTCGTCTGTCCGCCCTGTCCCGCGTCCGAGTCATCTGGGTCGCTACCCACGATTCCATCGGTCTGGGTGAGGACGGTCCTACTCACCAGCCTATCGAGACTCTGGCTCACTTCCGTGCCCTCCCCAACTGCATGGTGTGGCGCCCTGCTGACGGCAACGAGACCAGCGCTGCCTACTACATTGCCCTGACCTCCAAGCACACCCCCAGCATCATTGCCCTGTCTCGCCAGAACCTGCCCCAGCTCGAGGGCTCCATCATCGAGAAGGCCATCAAGGGTGGATACGTCCTGCAGGAGGTTGAGGGTGCCCAGATCACCCTGGTCTCTACCGGTTCCGAGGTTTCCATCGCCGTGGATGCCGCCAAGGTCCTCTTGGAGAAGCACAACGTCAAGGCCCGCATCGTCTCTATCCCTTGCTTCGAGGTGTTCGATGCCCAGTCCAAGGAGTACAGACTCTCCGTCCTGCCCGACGGCATCCCCTCTCTGTCCATTGAGGTGATGAGCACCATGGGCTGGGAGCGCTACACTCACGAGCAGTTCGGCCTCAACCGATTCGGTGCCTCTGGTGCCTACAAGGATGTCTACAAGGTacgttggagaagaagaaaacgccGGAGAAAGTAACGGCCTGCTAACACATCGCTATAGAAGTTCGAGTTCACCCCCGAGGGTATCACCAAGCGTGCTCTGCTCACCATCGACTTCTGGAAGGACGTCCCCAACGTTCGCTCTCCCATCAACCGTGCTTTCCAGCAGCTCATTTAAATTTTACAGCAGACGCAATAAAAAACTCTTctataaaaatttaaatcATACAAAAACAtgtggaaagaaaaggccgGTTGCTAAGAAAAGGGGGTAAAATATGATTTCACGTATTGACGACTGTACTCTGAGATCAAAGGAAACGTTcgatttccttttttatatatCGCAAATagatgaaatgagaaaaaaaaaattgaacaaaatgaagctcaagatgaaAAGCCGTAATGAATCTTTGAGATGAAAAGTCAATTGCCTATGATAACCCTGTTTTTAAACGCCAGTGGAGCCAACGTGGTAGCTAAATCTCCTGTATGCTATAACGCGACTCTTGACTGCGTTGCGTAAGATTTGGAGAAACAAGTAggaaaatataaatatagaatgaacaagaaaaaacaacAGGTAAAAAAGAGCGATCCAGCCATCTTTCTCATTAACGCGCGTGTATACtcgtcctttttttctctgcgCCGCGCTCCCAAAAAAATGCTGTTGTCTTCCGCGCCCCAATGTATTATTTCGCTCGAGTGCGGCCTCGGCTGAATTCTTTCGGATCCATTCTCTTCGAGCTGTTATAAAAGCCGACTCCGCCTGGTTCGGTGTCGAGCTTTGTCGCTGGTAGAGATGGGGGATGGCTATATATACCATCCATGGTTCTCGTAAATTGTTGCTATTATTGCTGCTGGATGTATGAAGGTGTGCTGGCCTCACTCAGGAGTGCTCCTCCCGTCAGTGTCCTGCTCCAGTCCCTGAGCCGCCCACTCCTTTTGAAACTCGCGGCCGATGCGCTCCAGCCTGGCAGCAGCGCGCCGGGCCTCCCTCGCATCGTCCGACGAGGCGGCGACGACAACGCCGATGAGGACGGGGGCAACGGCGTCGTCGCTACCGGTCCTGGCCGTTGCGTCGTCCGggtcggcgtcggcgtcggcgtcatggtcatggtcGTGGCCGTGCTTGTATTTGGAGCCGGGCTCGGACTCGGAGTGGCCACCGCCTGACTCGCGGGGGTCGAGGTAGGATTGCAGGACGACGGCGCCGGAGTCGGGGTACTCGACCATGATGCGCTGGGGGCGGCCGAGGTTGGCGCGCTGGGCGGTGGTCTGGGAGGTGATGGCGCTCGAGGTGAGCGAAGTGAGGGACTCGAGATGGGTgggcgacgaagatgaggtgATGAGCGGGGTGAGAGTGAGGTCGGTGAGGTGGAGGGAGAGGGTAGGATGCTGTGACGGGAGACTGGACATGGTGAAggagtcttttttttgctttgcttgtcCAAGTGATGTGGTCTCCGTGTCTGTATCTATAGGGAGATTTTTTGCTGCGCTATCCCTCCTGTTTGGTTTGTATAtgtagttttttttttattgtttCCCCCCTCTGTTATTGTGGTTTCTGCTTCCGCAGCGACATGGAACGGTGAAGGCGCTCGAGATTGGTTggcgatggtggtgatgggcaAGAATGGAGGTGAGTCGCTGCCTCGCCTTATCTCGACAGAGTGGGTGCTGATGACGTCGGTGTAGCAAGGCGTTTTATCGTCGTGTCATTGCGAGCGCGTCGTTCTCGCAGCTGggtagaagaaaagggagagaaagctggaaaaagatgatgaaaacgACAGAAGAGCGAGCACAAGGGGGaaaaggatgagaagatgagagcaaaaagaagcgagTCACGCACTCGGTGCAATAAGACACACTGAGGTATTAAGAGGGTCCATTCTCTGCTatcatgtactcgtacatacatgcacagcagcagcagaagcagcagcgtcGGGAAGCTGTCGCAGCGGGCCCTATCTTAGGTAAAGCGCtaaagagacaagagacagGGCCtagaggagaagaggtcCAGCCCCCCCTCTTTGGGCCCCGCTAGGCTGGGTCACCCCGCGCTTTGGTGCTTGCGTTAGCacttggccttttgcgaGTTGAGCTCTAATGTACTAACACAAGGAGAGGAGGCATAGTACAGTAGCATTGGGGGGGGGAGTGGTGTTGCTTCTGTTGCTGATTGCATCTTTGGGGGCGGGGAattgggatgaagagaggagaggagaggagagaaagagaaaagaggggagAAATTGCCTGACGATATGTGGTACGcattactactactacctTACCTAGCAGTGCTACCTGAGGTGAAAATATTGAAGCGTCATGGACATTGATCAAGCCGGACAATTAGTGCAGACGTACGGAGTAAGGCACAGGTACAGAACAGGTACTGCTACGGGTAGCACGGGTACAGCACGGAGCAAAGGGAGCACAAGACAGTACAGGATATGACAGGACAGACGAAGCAGACCGCAAGTCACCAGGGGGAAATTGATCAACCCCCTGATAACGAGAGCcggatgcagatgcagacgtGCATTGGATGGCATTCTGCGAGAATTGGCGATTGATCAATTGAATTGATAGCCACATTGAGTGCAGCAATGATAGCAGCGGCGCGCTAACAACATGGAATCATGAGCTGTCCGAGTCAAGTgtctcaactcaactcatCTCGCCCCCAAAGATACATCCACGATCCATCGCTTGAGCCGGTCCTGGCCCGTCTCTCCAAAAACTACGTCACCGTGTGCCGACCTGACAACCGCCTCATACCTTAAATCACCCGCCCAATGGCATGGACAAAGCATTGGCAGCTGTCAGGCACTTCCAAACACAGAAGGTGTCCTTGCGATGCGAGCGGGCGGTGATCTGACGACTCCAAAACGACGGCCCAGGATGTgagcccatctccatctcatacGGGCGCGACGACGGAGCcgaagcagccaatggccCGGGGCACCGAtaaaggggggggggggttcGCAATGGGGAAAATCACCTCGTTTCCTCCTTTGCTATGGAGTCTggggcagcagcagtacggGATATTATCATGGAATTAAGCGCCCTTGTCGCCgccttgatgacgatgagcaGAGCGCCAATGGGCAACGATGGCGACCAAAAACGCCGCTTGGGATGCAAGACGACACAGTTCCGCCCTAGCGTCCCTTCTGACGACTGCCGGTTGGTCTGTTGTTTCTCACCTCGAACGGCCAACAACTAGCTCAAAGAATGAAGCGGGGGAGAAACAGGGCCCATGAGGGAGCTTCTGTCGGATTAATTGCTGTAATCTGTACATAATACTGCACAAGTACGACAAGTACGAGCAGCTGCATCACCAAACAGCGGAGCAAGGGTGTTCAACTGTCTCTTTTGCTCGCTGATGCTACGTATGGCCCTGTCCGTGGCTCGTGACCCCTTACTTGTGCCTCGGGAAACGACAGGCCATTATCAAGCTCAGGCATGATCGAGTTCGATTGGCGATCCGGACATGGCTTCGGACCCTGCCCGTTATCACACAAGAGTCGAGCAATTCGCGCTGTGTATCTTCTCTCCCCCTGGGTCAATCCTAGCTACTGCCAGCCGGCTAACCGACGGAAATAGCTATTGCATTAGCAACTGGTTCGTGAGGCTACAGCTTAGCTTCTCAACACAACCGCTGCATGACTCGTGAAAGAAGACGTGCTCTGAGATAAGCCTTGTTCTAGAATTCCTCTAGTACACACGTGCGAGTTGGCAAGACTCAGCTATGGCTATGACACTGTGCTTTGGCTAATGGACATGAGCAAAGGCTTTAGATAAGACGAGTCAAACTCTTCGTGACCAATTGAATGATTTGTTTGTGTGCTGCAATTTGCTGGTCAGTTGAGCAAGAGTTGCAGATCCTCACCAAGCAGGTTCCTATCGTATGTCTCTGTCTTTGATACCGAGGATATCAGTCATGGCTTCAAGCCGTCGCGGTTTTGCCATTACATAACACAGCTGCTAGATTATGCACTATCCCAATTCAGAAAAAAAGCTGCCCTCAATTTGACCAATCACACCACTTCAGCGTTCACTCTCTGCCATCTTATCTTATCGTTTACCCTCGTGCACGTGACCCACAACCTCCGCCCGGAAAATCAGACACACCGACCCTACCCACACACTCTCGCCAAAAATTGTCCACTAGCGCTGTCGAATTTCCCAAGTtgtggaagaaaaaaaagagacgTTCTTTTTTactcctcctctctttcgACAACGAAATTTCTCGATCAGTCGACAATTCATTCAAGATGGCTAAGGAAACGCCTGCAAAGACCGGTCTGGCCGTTGGCCTGAACAAGGGCCACGTACGTCAATACAACTCGCGATCTCACCTCGTGGAGGATCTCTGCCCCCCTTGAATATCGGCAGACGATGGACGCTGACGTTTGGTTTGTGTTATTTTCCTCAATTTAGAAGACCACTGCTCGTGTCGTCAAGCCCCGTGTTTCGCGCACCAAGGGCCACCTGAGCAA harbors:
- a CDS encoding transketolase, thiamine diphosphate binding domain-containing protein, which gives rise to MGYTEVDQKAINTIRLLAVDATFKSNSGHPGAPMGMAPIAHVLWDKFLRFNPKNPDWLNRDRFVLSNGHGCMLQYALLHLFGYALTIDDLKAFRTVDSITPGHPEAHDTPGIEVTTGPLGQGICNAVGLAMAQAHTAATFNKPGFNLVDNYTYCFLGDGCLMEGVSGEASSLAGHLQLGNLICIYDDNHISIDGDTNVAFTEDVAKRYEAYGWHVEVVENGDHDLEAMEAAIKKCQAVKDKPSIIKLRTTIGFGSLQEGTHGVHGSPLKADDIKQLKTKFGFNPEESFVVPKEVAELYGRHSSEGAAKEEEWNKLFAQYAEKYPAEHADLTRRLKGELPEGWEKSLPVYSTSDAAIASRKLSETVLSKVQTILPELQGGSADLTGSNLTRWKEAVDFQPPATGLGDYSGRYIRYGVREHGMGAIMNGLAAYGTIIPYGGTFLNFVSYAAGAVRLSALSRVRVIWVATHDSIGLGEDGPTHQPIETLAHFRALPNCMVWRPADGNETSAAYYIALTSKHTPSIIALSRQNLPQLEGSIIEKAIKGGYVLQEVEGAQITLVSTGSEVSIAVDAAKVLLEKHNVKARIVSIPCFEVFDAQSKEYRLSVLPDGIPSLSIEVMSTMGWERYTHEQFGLNRFGASGAYKDVYKKFEFTPEGITKRALLTIDFWKDVPNVRSPINRAFQQLI